Part of the Frankiaceae bacterium genome is shown below.
ATCGTCGATATCGCGTGGTACGTGCCCCGCGACCGGCTGCACGCGATCGTCCAGGCGGCGGCGTTCGCGCGGCCGGGGCTCGCGACGGCCGTTCTCGGCGCGTGCCGCCGCGGGCGTACCGGCTCCGCCGCCGCCCGCCGGGCAGCCTCGCTCGTGCTCGCCGGCGTCGACTCGTCGTTGCCACGCCCGGGGCCATGCGCTGCTCCGGCGTGCCGGCCTCCCCGGTCCGGAGTGTGGCGTGGTCGTGGCACGCGGCGCGGGGCCGAGCGACTGCCTGCTGCGGCTGCCCGGCGGCGGCGGGCTGGTCGTGGAGTGGGATGGCGACGCGCACCGCGTGGACCGCGCGACGTTCCTGCACGACCGCGAGAAGGACCGGCTGCTACGGCGCGCGGGCTACGTCACCGTTCGCTACACCCACGCCCAGGTGCGTCGTG
Proteins encoded:
- a CDS encoding DUF559 domain-containing protein, with amino-acid sequence MVVARGAGPSDCLLRLPGGGGLVVEWDGDAHRVDRATFLHDREKDRLLRRAGYVTVRYTHAQVRRADDVVADLRATWAAVSARSLQSVRRSRAS